Genomic segment of Mucilaginibacter sabulilitoris:
ATACAGATCTGGGGGTAATTCATAACTCTCCCTGGTATAAATATACATATCAGCATTTTTTGCCTTTAACAGATTGTTATAACTCATGGAAAGCATGGAAACTTTTTCGGGAATGGCCCTGCTTTCCGGATATTTGGTGAAATATCCCCACTGTTTATTTACCTCATTTTGAGCCTGCAGCCACATCACTTTTTTGGCCGGAATGAATTTTTGTTCCGGATCGGCAGCATCATAACGGATAATTAGCTTGTTTTTACGGCCCATGCCGTTGGTGAAATTGGTGGCGATACCAGTCGCAGGATCAATACTCCATATATCATAACGGTCATATATCAACACCGATTTATCACCCTGAACCCAGCCGGCCAGTCCATAATTTGGCGCATAGTCGGGTACATCATTTAATTCATCACCCATTTTGGTACCAACAGCGCCTGTTAAGTTTGTTTTTTTACCGGTAGCAATGGTATAGCAAAACCAGTTTTGTTTTTCCTGATCGAACCAGATGACATATTTGCCGCCGGGAGAGATGTGATACCGGGCTCTCGTACTCGCGTTAATAAGCCGTTTATTGCCACTTTTGGTATCTATTAAATATGCCTGCTGTTTGGTGCCACCTTCCCATTGGGCCTGTACACGGGCCCCTGTATCGGTAACACCTAATACATAGCGGGCATCTTTATTACATGCTACCTGTATGTCCTGTATAGCCTTGCTGCCAAGCTGCAATGGCGCGGGTACGGTTTCGTTGAGTTTTATGACGGCAAGATAACTGCGCTTTAATTCGGTTTGCAAATTTTTAAGCTGTTGTGGCTGCAGGTAATCGTCTTTATAATTCCATATATCGAGTTTGGCGACCTCAAAATCAACAATAGTGGTATCGGCTGGTTTGGGAATAGGGGCGGTGCCGAAAAATAAATTATTGCCGCTTTTACTAAAATAAACTTTTCCGTCACCGCTTACGGCCCATTGTTGAGGCATGCCTCTTAACCCGGTGGCGGCAATAACTTCGGCGCTGTCATAAGGGGTATTGTAATAATATAATTTAAAAGGTTTAACCAGCGCTTTTTCCGGATTTTTCTCGGCAGTAAAAGCTACTTGTTTGTCGTTATCATCAATGGTGATATTGCGGTAATTGCCCCTTCCCGTGCCTATCGGTTTCACCGTATTTTTATCAATATCATAAACATACATGCCAGACTTTATATCCTTTTGCTTTTCCGGCGCGGTAACCGCAAAAGCCAATAGTTTTCCATTTTTACTTAACTGGTAATCGGTAACATATTTAAATGTGCGGGAGGTTTTGCCTGATAGTTTACTCACAGTCAGGTCGGAACCTTCATGTGTTGGCGGGGCAATAATAGCGCTAACTGCCTTTTTTGAGGTATCATTAGCCGCACTTTTCTTTACTGTATCAGCTGCTGCAAGGTATGCCACAACGCTTGCGCACGAAGCCAGTTTGAACGAACGGATAGCGGGTATCTTAGTTACAGATTTTGAACCAAGTGCAACAATGACCAGGGTATCTTTAGGAAAATCGGCCTGCTTTTTCTTTTTGATCTTCGCTTCGCGGATTGCTTTATAAAAAGGTCTGATCAGGAGTACCGCAAACCGCGAGTCACTGGTAAAACTGGCGGTATCGGCGCGTTCAATTCTTAACTTATTGGCGTTATGGCTGTTGGTGATAAATAGTTCGGCATCACCTTGCTGGGGTTTTACGGTATATAATATCCATTTGCCATCGTCACTTATACGCTGGTTGCTGATGCTTTGCCAGCCGTCAAAAACGGTTTGATCTAAGGGCTTTTTACTTGCTTTTTGTGCGAATGCATTTACGCAGATAGCCAATGAAAACAACAATAGCAGGAATTTAAGCATACCTATTAATTAAAAATTAAATATGCTAAAAAGAGCGCGCTTATAAAAATTGCCTGATGAGAAAATATAAGGAGAGAAGGGGAGTGAGAAAAAAATTAAAGGCGAAGATTCAGATAGTTTCCCTTCGCCTTTAAATTCAAAATTATATCATCTCTTTATTTAGAGCTTTAATGGCTTCTTTAAAATCCTCGCGCGCTACCAGGAACTGAATGTTCACTTTACGTAAGGCAAAGCCACAGCTTTTTATGTTGATGCCTTTTTTTGCCAGAGCGGTTGCCGAGCGGGCAAGCAAGCCGGGCTGATCCATATTGGAACCGATGAGGCAAACCATGGCCATTTTTTCTACAGTTACCTTTTCAAAATCGTTTTCGAGCTCCTGTATCAGTTTTTTATTGAAATCCTTGTCCCATATCACAATAGAAATACTGTTGGCGCTGGTGGCCTTAAATGTATAGCTCACGCCAAATTTGTAAAACAATTGCATGATATGGAAATCGGTACCCACATTGCCAACCATAGAGGGGTCATAAATATCAATCATTAGCACCCTTTCGGTACCGGTAATCACTTCAACCCGTTTTTTATCGCAGATGTATTCGCGCGTGATCAGTGTGCCCGGGTGTTCGGGCTGGAATGTATTTTTGATACGCAGGTCAATGTCATTAATTTCCAATGGTTTTGACGCTTTTGGATGGATAGCCTCCATACCAACATCGGCCAACTGATCGGCCACATCATAATTGGTATTACCAACCGGGAAACAATTATCTACCCCCACCAGCTCAGGGTCGGCAGTGCATAAATGATATTCTTTATGGATGATTGCTTCCTGCGGTTTTACAGCCACAGCTATCTTACTAAAGGTAACCTCAGAATATCCGCGGTCAAACTCACGCATAATACCCTCGGTACCTTTAGTATAACCTGTTACAATGGTAATGGTGTTTTCAAAATCAATATGCTGCAGGTCTTTTTTTATACGCTGGTCAATTGTAAACGAACGATGATCATGAAAGCCGCTCAGATCAACAAAGGTGGCATTGATACCCATATTTTGGAGGATATTGGTAAAGTTAAAGGCCGAATGGCTTTCACCAATAGATGCCAGGATTTCGCGGGCAGCCAGCAAGATGTCTTCTTTATTAACATACCCGGAAGTCAAAATACTGGCTATATTTTCAAGATAAGTTTGAGCATCTTTTAAACGCTGCTCAATAAATTTATCGGCTTCGGCTAAATCAAGACCCAGGCTTTCGTAACTTTTATTGATCTGCTTTAGTTTTGTAATAAGATCTTTAAGTGGTTTGTGAAAATCCTTAAAGTTAGCCAACTTATGGTAAACACCGGGTGCACCGGTTTTTTTGTTCTCGAGCAAAAGATTTGTTACTCCCGAAAAGGCAGATACCACAAAAATACGATTATACAGTTGTTGCCCTGTACGTTCAAATTGAATGATGTTTTTTATAACATCGTTTAAGGCGGTCATGGATGTACCACCGATTTTTTCGACTGTTAACATTTTTTAAATAGACGCTTAAAAGCGTATGTGCCAAAGTTGTGCCATCTGTTAAATAATGGTCTTTTAATTAAAATGGCTTTTTAAATATTTGGTAATTAGGTTATTGTTGTAATTTCTATTTGATAGCCTGTATATCAATATGATATGCAGGCTATCAAAATAAGCATATTTATTCCTTTTTATAAAGGTCACCCGCTTTTTCGGCCGAAAGCCTGATACCTTTTATCATGGCCGAGCTAAAACCGTGGTGTTCCATTTCATTTAAACCAGCAATGGTACAACCGCTTGGCGAGGTAACCTTATCAATTTCCTGTTCGGGGTGCGATGACAGTTGCAGCAGTAGGTCGGCGGCGCCCTTAGCCGTTTGCGCGGCCATTTTTAAGGCATCATGTGCATGGAAACCTATTTCAGTACCGCCTTGTGATGCTGCGCGGATGGAGCGCAGGAAAAACGCTATGCCGCAGGCACAAAGCGCTGTGGCCGACGTCATCAATTCCTCATTGATCTGTATGCTTACACCTACAGTATCAAACATTGATTTAACAAGGTTTATGTTTTTATTAGTACCATTATCGGTAGCAATGCAAGTCATGGATTGGCCGATGGCGATGGCTGTATTAGGCATTGCCCGAATTACTTGTACATTAAGATCAAGCTGCTGGCGGATATCGTTGCAGCTAACGCCTGATATAACGGATATTAGCAATTGTTTTTCGGCTTTAATGGCAGGCCTTATTTCGTCAAGCAGTTTGTTGAGTTGCTGGGGTAATACAGCTAAAACAATAATGTCGGCTTTTCTTACCGCTTTAATATTATTATCGGTAGTGTGATAACCTTCCTGTGAGTATTCCGCTAACGCAGCTACATTTCTGCGTGTAAGGCTAATTTGCTGAGGCTTGCAGATGTTTGCTTTAACTAACCCTTTGGCTAAGGACAGCCCGATGTTGCCAGAGCCTAATATGGCTAAATGCTGTGATGAATTCATGCGTTTTTACTTAAACGTGTTCCAAATGGTTGATTATTTTTTAATTGACCCAGATCGTCGGACTTGCCAATGATAACAGCCTTTACACCACATGAAATGGCGGTAAAGGCATTGTCTAACTTAGGCAGCATGCCACTGTGTATAATACGACGGGTTTTAAGTTCTTCATAATGTTCCGGATCAATTTCCCTGATCAGTGAGTCTTCGTCATTAATATCAAGGAGTACGCCCTTTTTCTCAAAACAATAAATGAGCGTGGTTTCATAAATTGAAGACAATGACACAGCCAGCGCAGAAGCAATGGTATCGGCATTGGTGTTGAGTAATTGACCCTCGCCATCATGCGTTAACGCGCAAAAAACAGGGGTAAAGCCAGCTTCCATTAAGCGGCTTATATTTTGCGGATTGATGGATTGTTCGTCCATATCACCCACAAAACCGTAGTCAATGGTTTTTACCGGGCGCTTTTTGGCGCGGATAAAATTACCGTCGGCCCCCGTCAAACCTATGGCATTGTTGCCGAAGCGTTGCAATTGCGCAACTATATTTTTATTAATAAGGCCACCATATACCATGGTAACCACCCTTAAAGTTTCAATATCTGTAATACGACGGCCGTCAACCAGCTTAGCCTCAATACCCAATTCTTCAGCAATTTGAGTTGCTACCTTGCCGCCGCCATGTACTAATATCTTGTAACCATCAAGCCCTTCAAAATCTTTTAGAAAATGATACAGATTTTCGGAATTATCAATAACATTTCCGCCAATTTTTATAACGTGCAGGCTTTTCTTCTTCAATAATTGGGTGGAATTTGCCAAAACCGTATCAATTTTATTCATTCTTAACAATAATATAACCAGATAAATGCTAAATATCCATTAAACCAAACAGAAATCTGTTAAAAATATGAATTTATGGGATATTTTGTTTAAAAAATGTTAAAAAATGATTAAAGTATTATACTTGTAACTTTACAATTTGATTATGAAATAATTAGTATTATTGAAAATCTAAGGCATTAAACTTGTTGTAAAATTTTCCTATGGATCAAAAAAAAAGTAGTAAGCCCCGTGTGGTAATTATCGGGGGGGGATTTGGAGGACTTCAGGTAGCTAAAAACCTTAAAAATGCACCTGTGGATGTGCTTTTATTGGATAAGCATAACTATCATACCTTTCAGCCGCTACTTTACCAGGTGGCCGCGGGCAGTATAGCTGCCGATTCAATAGGTTTCCCGATACGACGGATATTTACAAAACAGCACAATTTCAGATTTGCGCTGGCAGAAGTACAGCAGGTAAATCCGGAAAACAATACACTTACAACAGATATAGGTACTATTTACTATGATTACCTGATTATCGCTACCGGATCAAACACCAACTTTTTTGGCAATAAAGAAATTGAGCATTTTGCTATGCCAATGAAAAATATCCCCGAGGCGTTAAACTTACGCAGCCTGATCCTGCAAAACCTTGAAAAGTCCCTGGTTTCTAAAGATCCGGAAGAAAAGGCGGCTTTAATGACCTTCGTGGTAGTGGGTGGTGGTCCTACAGGTGTAGAACTTTCCGGAGCATTAGCCGAAATGCGGCAGCTGATACTCATGAAAGACTATCATGGGTTAAGAAAACATAACATGAAGGTCTACCTGGTTGAAGGTAAGCCTGAATTGCTGGCCGCATTTTCACCGGCTGCTTCAACCAAGGCCAAAAAGTTTTTGACGGATATGGACGTAACCATATTTAACGGTGTGCATGTACAAAGCTATGACGGCATCGAGCTTAAGATTGACGATGGCACAACTATTTTAACCCGCAATGTATTGTGGGCCGCGGGGGTAAAAGGGGAGGTTCCAGCGGGAATACCAGAAACCAACATTACCAAAGGGCAACGTATACAAACAGACGAAATTGGAAAGGTAAAGGGATACTCCAACATTTTCGCTATTGGCGATGTAGCGGCCGTAATAACAACCGAAACTCCCAACGGGCATCCTGGCGTGGCACAGGTGGCGATACAACAAGGTAAACATCTTGCTAAAAATCTTATTCGGACACTTAACGGTGAACCTACCATCCCTTTTAAATATAATGATAAAGGGTCACTTGCCACTATTGGACGTAACAAGGCTGTAGCCGATATTGGTCGGATACACCTTCAGGGGTTTATTGCCTGGGTGATCTGGGGCGTAGTGCACATTATGTCCTTAGCCGGCTTTACCAACAAGGGAACTATATTTTTTAGCTGGGCCATATCCTATTTTACTAAAAACAGCGATAACCGTTTAATAGTACGCTATTTCGACATCGAAACAAGAATGACCGACCCCGAGTCGAGGTGAAAACCTTGGGGTGTAAAACATTGTTAAGCTTATTCCCTTACTAAGTAGGGTTATAAGTATGGAATTATTTGCTATTATTACTTTGCTGGTTATTGTAAGTGCCGTTTTTTCTTATTTAAACGCACGTTTTATCAAACTTCCCGGTACCATAGGGATAGTTTTGATAGCTACGATTTCTTCGATAATTATACTGATTATCGACAGGTCGAACCCCGCCTCTGCAAAGTACCTGACCACGCTTGCTAAAAATATTAATTTTTCAAAGGCGGTGCTCAATATTATGCTGGGTTTCCTGCTATTTTCAACATCATTTAACCTGGACAGCAAGCGGCTTAAGCGCGAAATGCGACCCGTATTTGTATTAAGTACCTTTGGGGTTATTTTGTCAACAGCGATATTCGGTTTGCTTCTGTTTTACCTGGCTCCGATTTTCCATATCCGCATGCCGCTCATTTACTGCCTGTTATTCGGGGCATTGGTATCACCGACGGATCCCGTAGCGGTATCCGCTATCATCAAAAATTCAAAGCTTCCGGCTCATTTAGAGACCATTATTTCGGGCGAATCATTATTTAACGATGGTATTGGGCTTATTTTATTTGTTATTATACTGGAAATAGCAAGAGTAGGCGAGGAAAATATTGAAGTGGCGAAGGTTGTGATATTAATTATCAAAGAGGTTTTAGGGGGAATTGTGGCGGGGGCCATTTTAGGTTACCTGGCCCATCGGCTTATGAAATCAATAACCGATTTTCAGACCATCGTTTTAGTATCACTGGCTTTGGTTATGGGTTTGTCGGTGCTGGCAACTATGCTTCATTTTTCTACACCGCTGGCTGTTGTAACTGCGGGTTTGTTTGCCGGCAGCCACTCTATAAATCAGGATAATAAAGAACGATCGCACGAAGCGCTTGAAAAATTCTGGAAACTGGTAGATGAAATGCTAAATACCATTTTGTTTGTAATGATAGGTTTACAGCTTGTCAACCTGCCTTTTGTAAATAATTATTGGATAACAGGGAGTATTTCTATAGTGATGATATTGATAGCCCGCTGGCTGAGCATTATGTTGCCGCTCACATTTTTACGCCGATCATTAAAGGTAAATTACAGCAATATCAATGTCATGACCTGGGCAGGCCTGCGCGGAGGCATCTCGATAGCGTTGGCATTGTCATTGCCTGACACACCTTACCGGCATTTGATACTGTCCGGCAGTTACTTTATCGTAATATTTTCGGTGATAGTACAGGGGCTAAGCCTTAATGCAATGATTAACAAAACATCGAAAACTATTGATTAGTCTTCATGTATTTAGCTATCTCATTTTCAGATTGATCTGCGCTATTACTTAAAGTCTTAATGATATTCTCTCTTTCCTGAGCGGAGCGGTTTTGGCTCAGTTTCTTTTTCGCTTGCAGGTCATCAACGGTTATTTCAAATGCAACTATACCTTTCATCATTTTTTGCTTGTAGTCGTCGGGTAAGCCATTCCATTGTTGCAGGTAACCGGCCTCGTACGTGTTTATGGTATGGGCTAATAGGTCGGCAGTTTTTTGTTGTTCATCAAGCAAAGTTGCCTTACCATACGCGTGAACAGCTAAATAGTTCCAGGTGGGTACGTTGGTTTCCTTTTCGTAATTGGCCGGCGAGATATAAGCATGTGGTTCGGTAAAAATAACCAGCACACTTTTATTCAGAATTTGGGATGCCTGTGGATTTGCTTTTGCAAAATGCGATGACAATATAATCTTGCCATCGCGCTGTGTTACCAAAAAGGGGAGATGAGTTGCAACCGGTACATCATCAACCGACGTTACTATAGTGGCAAAACTATAGCGCTGCATAAAGCTGATGGCTTCCTGCTCATTGTCGAATTTATTGAATGATGGTATGTACATGGTTAAAGAGCCAAGACTTTTAGATTCAGGAAACAAGAAAAAACAATAGCTTGATTACAAACTCTCCAGCATTTGTTTTAATACCGCCTGCGCGGCCCAAACGCGGTTGCCTGCTTCATGTATTACTATCGCATTCGGCCCGTCCAGTATTTCATCAGAAAGCTCCAGGTTACGGCGAACCGGCAGGCAGTGCATTACTTTGGCATCGTTGGTTATCTTCAGCTTTTCGTTTGTGAGCATCCATTCTTCATTTTTACCGAGAATGTTACCATAAGGCTCATAAGCCGACCAGTTTTTTACATAAATAAAATCTGCACCGGCTAAAGCTTCGTCCTGGTTATGGGTGATGTTTGCACCTTTTGTAAAATCGGCACAAAGCTCATAACCTTTGGGCTGGGCTATCGTGAAGTCCACATCGGCCTTACACATCCATTCGGCAAAAGAGTTGGGTACAGCCTGTGGCAAGGGCTTTATATGAGGCGCCCAGGTTAGTACAACCTTTGGGCGCGCTTTGGTTTTTAACTCTTCAATAGTAATCAAATCTGCCAAACTCTGCAAAGGGTGACGTGTAGCCGATTCCAAACTAACCACCGGTACTTTGCAAAACTCAACAAACTTGTTAAAAATCATTTCGCTATAATCTTCTTCGCGGTTGCGCAAGCCGGGGAATGAACGTACGCCAATAATATCGGCATACTGACCCATAACGCCTGCTGCCTCGCGGATGTGTTCTACAGTGCTTCCATCCATAATTACGTCATCACGAAGCTCCAAAGCCCATCCTTCTTTATCAATATTGAGCACCATCACATTCATACCCAGGTTAAGCGCAGCCTTTTGCGTACTCATGCGGGTGCGCAGGCTTGGATTTAAAAATACTAAGGCAAGTGTTTTATTTTTGCCCAGTTCCTGGTGCGCGTAAGGGTTTTGTTTAAGCTCCAATGCTTGTTTTACAAGAGCATTGATATCGGCAACATCATTTACAGAAGAAAATAGTTTCATTGGCCCGGATATTTAATAGCGAATTATTGGTTTAAAACATTTACAAAAGCCTCCAGGAACCTGTCGGCGTGTGCTTTGGTTAAATTAAGTGCAGGTAAAAGCCTCACTACATTTGGTTTGGCTTCGCCGGTAAAAATGCGGTGCGTAAACAGAAGCTCTTTCCGCACGTTTGCCAACTCTTCTGGCAGTTCAATACCAATCATCAAGCCCCGTCCGCGCACTTCTTTAACCTGCTCCAGTTTGTTTAATTCTTTTATCAGATACTCGCCAATAGTGGCTGCATTCTGCATCAGGTTATCCTGTTCCATTACTTCCAGCACGGCTAAACCGGCGGCACAAGCCAAGTGGTTGCCGCCAAATGTAGTCCCCAGCATACCATAAGCAGGTTGTATTTTTGGCGAAATAATAATGCCGCCAACCGGGAAACCATTACCCATACCTTTGGCCATACTGTAAATGTCGGCATTAACTCCGGCAAAATCCTGCGAGAAAAATTTACCGGTACGCCCGTAACCGCACTGTACCGAATCGGCGATGAATACTGCATTATGCTCATCGCAAAGCGAACGGATTTTTTGCAGGAAGCTTTCTGCGGCAACCTGGATGCCGCCAACACCTTGTATGCCTTCAATAATTACTGATGAAATGGCACCGCTATGGTCTTTAAAGGTTTGCTCCAGCGCTGCTTCATCATTCCATGGCAAAAATATAATGTTATCGGTTTCATTAACCGGGGCAACAATTTTAGGGTTATCTGTAGCGGCAACAGCCAGTGAAGTACGTCCGTGAAATGCTTTGCGGAAAGCAATTACCTTTTTTTTGCCGTTATAAAATGAGGCCAGCTTTAAAGCATTCTCATTAGCTTCGGCACCAGAGTTGCACATAAACAACTGGTAGTCATCTTTGCCAGATACTTTACCTAATTTGGCAGCCAGCTCTTTTTGAATAGGTATCTCGATTGAATTGGAGTAAAAACCCAGTTGATGCAACTGATCTTCTATCCGTTTTACATAATGCGGATGGGTATGGCCAATGGAAATTACGGCATGACCACCATACATATCAAGGTACTCGTTGTCGTGATTGTCATAAACCAGGCTGCCCTGGCCTCTAACTATATTTATTGGATTGACTGGGTATACGTCGAATAATTTCATTTTTAGATTAAACTTAAGAGATAAAATACTTAATTAATATTCCCTTCTAAAGGGTGTGATGATTAAAACGCTGCTGCCTTTAAGCGCAGCCCGGCTCGTTCATCCAGGCCAAATAGCAGGTTCATGTTCTGAACTGCCTGGCCTGAGGCTCCTTTAAGTAGATTATCTAATATGCTTATGATTAATAATTTGCCTTCGTGTTTTGTAACCTGTAGAAAGCATTTATTGGTATTCACAATTTGTTTCAGGTCGATATTACGATCGGTTACATGTGTAAACGGATCGCCGGCGTAATACTCCTGGTAAAGTTTCAGTGCTGCTTCTGCGCTCAGCGTACTATCAGTATATACCGAAGCTATGATGCCCCGGGTAAAATCGCCGCGGTAAGGGATGAAATTTATTGGCTGATTAAAACCGTTTTGTAACTGTTTTAATGATTGCCCGATTTCGTTTAAGTGTTGGTGATTAAATGCCTTATAAACAGATAGGTTATCGTTTCTCCACGTAAAGTGAGAAGTAGGTGATAAACTTTGTCCGGCACCGGTTGATCCGGTTGTAGCCGCAACATGTACTTCGTTATTCAGTAAGCCTTTTGACGCAAGCGGCAATAAGCTTAATTGCAAACAG
This window contains:
- a CDS encoding S9 family peptidase; amino-acid sequence: MLKFLLLLFSLAICVNAFAQKASKKPLDQTVFDGWQSISNQRISDDGKWILYTVKPQQGDAELFITNSHNANKLRIERADTASFTSDSRFAVLLIRPFYKAIREAKIKKKKQADFPKDTLVIVALGSKSVTKIPAIRSFKLASCASVVAYLAAADTVKKSAANDTSKKAVSAIIAPPTHEGSDLTVSKLSGKTSRTFKYVTDYQLSKNGKLLAFAVTAPEKQKDIKSGMYVYDIDKNTVKPIGTGRGNYRNITIDDNDKQVAFTAEKNPEKALVKPFKLYYYNTPYDSAEVIAATGLRGMPQQWAVSGDGKVYFSKSGNNLFFGTAPIPKPADTTIVDFEVAKLDIWNYKDDYLQPQQLKNLQTELKRSYLAVIKLNETVPAPLQLGSKAIQDIQVACNKDARYVLGVTDTGARVQAQWEGGTKQQAYLIDTKSGNKRLINASTRARYHISPGGKYVIWFDQEKQNWFCYTIATGKKTNLTGAVGTKMGDELNDVPDYAPNYGLAGWVQGDKSVLIYDRYDIWSIDPATGIATNFTNGMGRKNKLIIRYDAADPEQKFIPAKKVMWLQAQNEVNKQWGYFTKYPESRAIPEKVSMLSMSYNNLLKAKNADMYIYTRESYELPPDLYLSANLKKEIKLSSINPQQQTYNWGTASLVHWTTPKGFKADGILYKPEDFDPTKKYPMIVYFYEKLSEGLYNYIAPAPTPSRLPISFFVSNGYLVFAPDISYQNGHPGASAVEFINSGVESLKKNPWIDTAHIGIQGQSWGGYQVAYLITQTNMYAAAWAGAPVVNMTSAYGGIRWESGVNRQFQYEKTQSRIGATLWEKPQLYIENSPLFQLPKVQTPVMIMSNDADGAVPWYQGIEMFTALRRLGKPVWLLQYNGEAHNLVLRQNRKDITIREQQFFDHFLKGAPMPVWMAKGVPAVDKGKDWGFELVK
- a CDS encoding aspartate kinase, encoding MLTVEKIGGTSMTALNDVIKNIIQFERTGQQLYNRIFVVSAFSGVTNLLLENKKTGAPGVYHKLANFKDFHKPLKDLITKLKQINKSYESLGLDLAEADKFIEQRLKDAQTYLENIASILTSGYVNKEDILLAAREILASIGESHSAFNFTNILQNMGINATFVDLSGFHDHRSFTIDQRIKKDLQHIDFENTITIVTGYTKGTEGIMREFDRGYSEVTFSKIAVAVKPQEAIIHKEYHLCTADPELVGVDNCFPVGNTNYDVADQLADVGMEAIHPKASKPLEINDIDLRIKNTFQPEHPGTLITREYICDKKRVEVITGTERVLMIDIYDPSMVGNVGTDFHIMQLFYKFGVSYTFKATSANSISIVIWDKDFNKKLIQELENDFEKVTVEKMAMVCLIGSNMDQPGLLARSATALAKKGINIKSCGFALRKVNIQFLVAREDFKEAIKALNKEMI
- the proC gene encoding pyrroline-5-carboxylate reductase, which gives rise to MNSSQHLAILGSGNIGLSLAKGLVKANICKPQQISLTRRNVAALAEYSQEGYHTTDNNIKAVRKADIIVLAVLPQQLNKLLDEIRPAIKAEKQLLISVISGVSCNDIRQQLDLNVQVIRAMPNTAIAIGQSMTCIATDNGTNKNINLVKSMFDTVGVSIQINEELMTSATALCACGIAFFLRSIRAASQGGTEIGFHAHDALKMAAQTAKGAADLLLQLSSHPEQEIDKVTSPSGCTIAGLNEMEHHGFSSAMIKGIRLSAEKAGDLYKKE
- the argB gene encoding acetylglutamate kinase; the protein is MNKIDTVLANSTQLLKKKSLHVIKIGGNVIDNSENLYHFLKDFEGLDGYKILVHGGGKVATQIAEELGIEAKLVDGRRITDIETLRVVTMVYGGLINKNIVAQLQRFGNNAIGLTGADGNFIRAKKRPVKTIDYGFVGDMDEQSINPQNISRLMEAGFTPVFCALTHDGEGQLLNTNADTIASALAVSLSSIYETTLIYCFEKKGVLLDINDEDSLIREIDPEHYEELKTRRIIHSGMLPKLDNAFTAISCGVKAVIIGKSDDLGQLKNNQPFGTRLSKNA
- a CDS encoding NAD(P)/FAD-dependent oxidoreductase — translated: MDQKKSSKPRVVIIGGGFGGLQVAKNLKNAPVDVLLLDKHNYHTFQPLLYQVAAGSIAADSIGFPIRRIFTKQHNFRFALAEVQQVNPENNTLTTDIGTIYYDYLIIATGSNTNFFGNKEIEHFAMPMKNIPEALNLRSLILQNLEKSLVSKDPEEKAALMTFVVVGGGPTGVELSGALAEMRQLILMKDYHGLRKHNMKVYLVEGKPELLAAFSPAASTKAKKFLTDMDVTIFNGVHVQSYDGIELKIDDGTTILTRNVLWAAGVKGEVPAGIPETNITKGQRIQTDEIGKVKGYSNIFAIGDVAAVITTETPNGHPGVAQVAIQQGKHLAKNLIRTLNGEPTIPFKYNDKGSLATIGRNKAVADIGRIHLQGFIAWVIWGVVHIMSLAGFTNKGTIFFSWAISYFTKNSDNRLIVRYFDIETRMTDPESR
- a CDS encoding cation:proton antiporter, which produces MELFAIITLLVIVSAVFSYLNARFIKLPGTIGIVLIATISSIIILIIDRSNPASAKYLTTLAKNINFSKAVLNIMLGFLLFSTSFNLDSKRLKREMRPVFVLSTFGVILSTAIFGLLLFYLAPIFHIRMPLIYCLLFGALVSPTDPVAVSAIIKNSKLPAHLETIISGESLFNDGIGLILFVIILEIARVGEENIEVAKVVILIIKEVLGGIVAGAILGYLAHRLMKSITDFQTIVLVSLALVMGLSVLATMLHFSTPLAVVTAGLFAGSHSINQDNKERSHEALEKFWKLVDEMLNTILFVMIGLQLVNLPFVNNYWITGSISIVMILIARWLSIMLPLTFLRRSLKVNYSNINVMTWAGLRGGISIALALSLPDTPYRHLILSGSYFIVIFSVIVQGLSLNAMINKTSKTID
- a CDS encoding FMN-binding negative transcriptional regulator, producing MYIPSFNKFDNEQEAISFMQRYSFATIVTSVDDVPVATHLPFLVTQRDGKIILSSHFAKANPQASQILNKSVLVIFTEPHAYISPANYEKETNVPTWNYLAVHAYGKATLLDEQQKTADLLAHTINTYEAGYLQQWNGLPDDYKQKMMKGIVAFEITVDDLQAKKKLSQNRSAQERENIIKTLSNSADQSENEIAKYMKTNQ
- a CDS encoding N-acetylornithine carbamoyltransferase, producing the protein MKLFSSVNDVADINALVKQALELKQNPYAHQELGKNKTLALVFLNPSLRTRMSTQKAALNLGMNVMVLNIDKEGWALELRDDVIMDGSTVEHIREAAGVMGQYADIIGVRSFPGLRNREEDYSEMIFNKFVEFCKVPVVSLESATRHPLQSLADLITIEELKTKARPKVVLTWAPHIKPLPQAVPNSFAEWMCKADVDFTIAQPKGYELCADFTKGANITHNQDEALAGADFIYVKNWSAYEPYGNILGKNEEWMLTNEKLKITNDAKVMHCLPVRRNLELSDEILDGPNAIVIHEAGNRVWAAQAVLKQMLESL
- a CDS encoding aspartate aminotransferase family protein, with protein sequence MKLFDVYPVNPINIVRGQGSLVYDNHDNEYLDMYGGHAVISIGHTHPHYVKRIEDQLHQLGFYSNSIEIPIQKELAAKLGKVSGKDDYQLFMCNSGAEANENALKLASFYNGKKKVIAFRKAFHGRTSLAVAATDNPKIVAPVNETDNIIFLPWNDEAALEQTFKDHSGAISSVIIEGIQGVGGIQVAAESFLQKIRSLCDEHNAVFIADSVQCGYGRTGKFFSQDFAGVNADIYSMAKGMGNGFPVGGIIISPKIQPAYGMLGTTFGGNHLACAAGLAVLEVMEQDNLMQNAATIGEYLIKELNKLEQVKEVRGRGLMIGIELPEELANVRKELLFTHRIFTGEAKPNVVRLLPALNLTKAHADRFLEAFVNVLNQ